GTCGAAGTGGATATCGGCCACGAGGGGAAGGCGGGTTCCGGCCCGGATGGTTCCCAGGGCTGCGGCCGACTCCGCGTCGGGCACCGCCACCCGCACGATCTCGCACCCGGCGGCCTCCAGGCGGCGAATCTGTGCCAGGGTGGCGGCAGCGTCCCGGGTGTCGGTGGAGCACATGGACTGGACGCTCACGGGGGCATCCCCGCCCACGGTCACCGCACCCAGGCGCAGGGGCCGGGTCCTGCGCCGCACCGGGGTGCTCACCAGTGGCACCGGGCGCACACCTCCCGGGTGGGGAGCACCATCCCGCGGGCGAGCGAGGTCTCCCGGTCCTTCATGACGTTCCAGGTGAAGTAGTGGCTGCCGGGCCCGTGACACGCCTCGCACTGCACGCCCCGCAGGTCCTCGTCGGCCACGTCGGGCCGGCGGGGCATGCCGTATCCGGTGGAGTGGCAGCGCAGGCAGGCGGGGTTCTCCCGATCCTTCTCGGGCAGGCGCTCCCAGGCGCGGGCGTGGGCCGAGCCCTCCCAGGAATGGAAGACCCGCATCTTGGGGTTGGGACTGCGGCGCGAGTGGCATCCCTGGCACCACTTGACCCCAAGGTACCGGTACACCCCCTCCTGCGCTCCGGACGGGGACGGCAGGCTGAGAAACGCGAGAAGCGCGGCCAGCAGGGCAGCCGATGCGGTGGTCCCGAAGGGCGGCCGGCGCCTCATCGCTCATCCCCTCCGAACTCCGCCTTGTCCTCGTCCCGCACGTAGGTGGCGGTGGCGTGGCAGGCCGGCCCGCAGCTGCCCCCGGTGCTGAAGCTCAGGAACTGGAGCGGCACAGGCTTGGCCCCCGTCAGTCGTACCCACTCCACGATGAGGGCGGTGCGCCGGGCGGTATGCACGTCGTGGCACGCCCCGCAGCCTACCTGCCGCTGCACCACGTGGCGTTCGTGGAGGTTTCGCGTGCGGGTGCGAAAGCCCGTCTCCTCGTACCCCGGGTCCTGGTAGAGATCTGGAAGGTGGCAGCGGTCGCACAGGCCGTAGACGCCCGGGGTGTAGGCGGCGCGGGTCTGGCGCGGGAAGGCACCCCTGAGGCGCTCGCTGGTGAACCGGGGGTCGGGGTGGGTGTAGTGACAGGTGAGGCACTTGCCCCCCCGGGCCGGCTCGTGGACGCGGACGCCCTTCTGCTTGGCTTCGTGGCACTTCTTGCAGTTTCGCGTCCGATCGTCCTTGAGGAAGCGGGAGGTCTCGGACGAGTGGACTCCGTGACAGGAGATGCACACGGTGTTTCGCCCCACGTGGTTGGGGTCGAGGGGGTGGCATGCGATGCAGAGCTGGGGAATCCTGGCCTTGAGGAGGGGCCGCACGTCGCTCGTGTGGACCAGGTGACAGTCGCTGCACCTCCCCGTATCCACGGGCTCGTGCACCACGTCCTGGGCCCCCATGTTCTCGTGGCACTGGTAACAGAGCTCCGGCTCGGGGAGCTGGAGGAACGGCTTGACCCCCTCCCCGTGCAGCGTGTGGCACACGGTGCATTCGTCGTCGGCCACGGGGGCATGGAACCACTGCCCCGCGAAGTGCTGCTTGTGGCCGGGAGGGGGGCCTCCCGCGCCCATTCCCGTGACTGCCGAGGCTGCCAGGAGCCCCACGGCCAGCACCGGGGTCCACGGGCGCGAGGTCCTCAAAAGAGCCTCCCCTGCCCCTGGGCTGGAACCGCGAGCCCCAGGTGCCGGTACGCGGCTTCGGTGGCCATGCGCCCGCGGGCCGTGCGGACCAGGTACCCCTGCTGGATGAGGTAGGGTTCGTACACGTCCTCGATGGTGTCCTTCTGCTCGCTCACCGACGCCGAGAGGGTGTCGATGCCCACCGGCCCCCCCCGGAAGTTCTCGACGATGGTCGAGAGAATGCGCCGGTCCATCCGGTCGAGCCCGGCCCCGTCCACGTCCAGGGCCACCAGGGCCTGGTCGGCGATGGCCCGGTCCACCACGCCACCGTGGCGCACCTCGGCGAAATCCCGCACGCGCCGGAGAAGCCGGTTGGCGATGCGGGGAGTGCCGCGGCTCCGGCGGGCGATCTCCCACGCGCCGTCGTCGGCCAGCCGAACGTCGAGGATTCGGGCGGAGCGCCGCACGATCACCTGGAGCTCTTCGGGCGTGTAGTACTCCAGGCGGCTCACCACCCCGAACCGGTCCCGAAGCGGCGCGGTGAGCAGGCCCGAGCGGGTGGTGGCGCCCACCAGGGTGAAGTGGGGCAGGTCGATCTTGATGGAGCGGGCGCTGGGGCCCTGCCCGATGAGGATGTCGAGCTGGAAGTCCTCCATGGCGGGGTAGAGGACCTCCTCCACCACGGGGCTGAGCCGGTGGATCTCGTCGATGAAGAGGACGTCGCCCTTCTTCAGGTTGGTCAGGATGGCCGCCAGGTCCCCGGGGCGCTCCAGGATGGGCCCGGAGGTGGTCTCGATGTTGACCCCCATCTCGTGGGCGATGATGTAGCCCAGCGTCGTCTTCCCGAGCCCCGGGGGGCCGCTCAGGAGCACGTGGTCCAGGGGCTCGCCCCGACGGCGGGCCGCCTCGATGAAGACCCGCAGGTTTGCCCGCAGGCGCTCCTGGCCCACGTAGTCGTCGAGGCTGGGGGGGCGCAGGAGGTTCCCCGCAAAGACGTCTTCCTCCAGGCGCTCCGGCTCCACCGCACGGATGGGATCGTTGGCGGCCGCGGTCATCACAGGCTACGCGCGCTTCCCCGCCAGGCCCCGCAGGGCCTCGCGCACCAGGTCTTCCAGTGTCATCGCCCCGGCCTTGCGGGCGCTCTC
The Thermodesulfobacteriota bacterium genome window above contains:
- a CDS encoding cytochrome c3 family protein, whose protein sequence is MRTSRPWTPVLAVGLLAASAVTGMGAGGPPPGHKQHFAGQWFHAPVADDECTVCHTLHGEGVKPFLQLPEPELCYQCHENMGAQDVVHEPVDTGRCSDCHLVHTSDVRPLLKARIPQLCIACHPLDPNHVGRNTVCISCHGVHSSETSRFLKDDRTRNCKKCHEAKQKGVRVHEPARGGKCLTCHYTHPDPRFTSERLRGAFPRQTRAAYTPGVYGLCDRCHLPDLYQDPGYEETGFRTRTRNLHERHVVQRQVGCGACHDVHTARRTALIVEWVRLTGAKPVPLQFLSFSTGGSCGPACHATATYVRDEDKAEFGGDER
- a CDS encoding multiheme c-type cytochrome — translated: MRRRPPFGTTASAALLAALLAFLSLPSPSGAQEGVYRYLGVKWCQGCHSRRSPNPKMRVFHSWEGSAHARAWERLPEKDRENPACLRCHSTGYGMPRRPDVADEDLRGVQCEACHGPGSHYFTWNVMKDRETSLARGMVLPTREVCARCHW
- the ruvB gene encoding Holliday junction branch migration DNA helicase RuvB — encoded protein: MTAAANDPIRAVEPERLEEDVFAGNLLRPPSLDDYVGQERLRANLRVFIEAARRRGEPLDHVLLSGPPGLGKTTLGYIIAHEMGVNIETTSGPILERPGDLAAILTNLKKGDVLFIDEIHRLSPVVEEVLYPAMEDFQLDILIGQGPSARSIKIDLPHFTLVGATTRSGLLTAPLRDRFGVVSRLEYYTPEELQVIVRRSARILDVRLADDGAWEIARRSRGTPRIANRLLRRVRDFAEVRHGGVVDRAIADQALVALDVDGAGLDRMDRRILSTIVENFRGGPVGIDTLSASVSEQKDTIEDVYEPYLIQQGYLVRTARGRMATEAAYRHLGLAVPAQGQGRLF